In Carya illinoinensis cultivar Pawnee chromosome 7, C.illinoinensisPawnee_v1, whole genome shotgun sequence, the following are encoded in one genomic region:
- the LOC122315851 gene encoding probable WRKY transcription factor 40: MEAHITSSNEKAVETDLQANLQSLRKENETLRFMLGVMNRKCNILQARLQERKAEQFMNINLTQSGSNNETNYKKARTEFPAPINRTSRILVRADSQDNSLIVKDGYQWRKYGQKVTKDNPSPRAYFRCSMAPGCQVKKKVQRCVEDKNVLVAIYDGEHNHDSNANSDIGEYSLFSSDRIGVATPSSNSMHNIISPPHITNHDSPFRPAIALDLSLSGPNKENQRNYVEKDHHNNYYYNIEECVASLTRDPNFTASLAAAVARSMY, encoded by the exons ATGGAAGCGCACATCACCTCTTCTAATGAAAAG GCCGTGGAAACTGATCTCCAAGCAAACTTACAGAGtttgagaaaagagaatgaaactCTAAGATTCATGCTTGGCGTTATGAACAGAAAATGCAACATTCTTCAAGCCCGTCTTCAAGAAAGAAAGGCAGAACAATTCATGAACATCAATTTAACTCAAAGCGGCTCAAACAATGAAACAAATTACAAGAAAGCACGGACAGAGTTTCCGGCACCTATTAATAGGACATCACGAATCTTAGTGAGAGCTGATTCTCAGGACAATAGCCTa ATAGTGAAAGATGGCTATCAATGGAGGAAATATGGGCAGAAGGTTACTAAAGACAACCCATCACCCAGAGCTTATTTCAGGTGTTCCATGGCTCCTGGATGCCAAGTCAAAAAGAAG GTACAAAGATGCGTGGAAGATAAGAATGTACTTGTCGCAATCTACGATGGGGAGCACAACCATGATTCTAATGCTAATTCTGATATCGGGGAGTACTCTTTATTTTCATCTGATCGTATTGGAGTGGCCACGCCGAGCTCAAATTCAATGCATAATATTATTTCTCCTCCACATATTACTAATCATGATAGCCCATTTCGACCAGCTATCGCCCTTGATCTCAGTCTCTCTGGaccaaacaaagaaaatcaaagaaattatGTGGAAAAAGACCATCATAACAACTACTACTATAACATTGAAGAATGCGTGGCCTCTTTGACTAGAGATCCCAACTTCACCGCATCTTTGGCTGCAGCAGTTGCACGCTCCATGTATTAG